In bacterium, a genomic segment contains:
- the lptB gene encoding LPS export ABC transporter ATP-binding protein, with product MLKAINLQKAFGKTVAVKDISLQVSQGEIVGLLGPNGAGKTTTFEMLLGFMRQDKGSIILDKEDISWLPVWRRARAGMLYLPQEIALFNKLSVEDNIRIILEEYYKDKKKIDDIIKMYLDKVGLYQLRKHIAGTLSGGEKRRLEIGRSLTLQPKFFLLDEPFSGIDPKTVSELQDTIVELKNQGIGILLTDHNVRDTLGITDRAYLIYDGKILVEGTSKDILEHPDSRKVYLGDKFEM from the coding sequence ATGCTTAAAGCTATAAACCTTCAAAAAGCTTTTGGGAAAACTGTTGCTGTTAAAGATATTTCTTTGCAGGTATCTCAAGGAGAGATAGTTGGTCTGCTTGGACCTAACGGGGCAGGAAAAACGACAACCTTTGAGATGTTGCTTGGTTTTATGCGTCAAGATAAAGGTTCTATAATTCTGGATAAAGAAGATATTTCTTGGCTACCCGTTTGGAGAAGAGCTCGTGCTGGGATGTTATATTTGCCTCAAGAGATAGCTCTTTTTAATAAACTTTCGGTAGAAGATAATATTCGTATCATACTTGAAGAGTATTATAAAGATAAAAAAAAAATAGATGATATTATAAAGATGTACCTTGATAAGGTTGGTCTTTATCAATTACGAAAACATATTGCTGGTACTCTATCTGGTGGAGAAAAAAGAAGGTTAGAGATAGGAAGAAGTTTAACTCTTCAGCCAAAATTTTTTCTTTTGGATGAACCTTTCTCGGGGATAGACCCTAAAACAGTATCTGAACTGCAAGATACAATAGTTGAACTTAAAAATCAAGGTATCGGTATACTGTTGACAGACCATAACGTTAGAGATACTCTCGGTATTACAGATAGGGCTTACCTTATTTATGATGGGAAGATACTTGTTGAGGGAACATCAAAAGATATTCTTGAGCATCCTGATTCAAGGAAGGTTTATCTTGGGGATAAGTTTGAGATGTAA
- the ruvA gene encoding Holliday junction branch migration protein RuvA, whose product MIYYICGKLIFKSPARVVVDNNGIGYSLNVSIETSQSIGEEGSEVKLFSFLQTKDDEVQLYGFASIEEKEGFKLLITVPNIGPKMALRILSGMNINQLYNAIIAEDTAFFTGIPGIGKKTGERIIVELKHRVEKLDIPQEKQFVDNREVFASAVEALTVLGYKRKEAVSSVSKIMKENVGISSIEEIIKEALKRNN is encoded by the coding sequence ATGATTTATTACATTTGCGGTAAACTAATTTTTAAGTCTCCAGCAAGGGTTGTAGTAGATAATAATGGTATAGGTTACTCGTTGAACGTTTCTATAGAAACCTCTCAATCTATTGGAGAAGAAGGAAGCGAAGTGAAACTTTTTTCTTTTCTTCAAACAAAAGACGATGAGGTGCAGTTGTATGGATTTGCTTCTATAGAGGAGAAAGAAGGGTTTAAACTTCTTATTACTGTCCCTAATATTGGCCCTAAGATGGCTCTAAGAATCCTTTCTGGTATGAATATCAACCAATTGTATAACGCTATTATTGCTGAAGATACAGCCTTTTTTACAGGTATTCCTGGGATAGGTAAAAAGACAGGTGAACGTATTATTGTTGAGTTGAAACATCGTGTTGAGAAACTTGATATTCCACAGGAAAAACAGTTTGTTGATAATAGAGAGGTTTTTGCGAGTGCCGTTGAAGCACTAACTGTGCTTGGTTATAAAAGAAAAGAAGCAGTATCTTCTGTCAGCAAAATAATGAAGGAGAATGTTGGAATTTCAAGTATTGAAGAAATAATTAAAGAAGCCCTCAAAAGGAATAATTGA
- a CDS encoding Gfo/Idh/MocA family oxidoreductase, with amino-acid sequence MRKIRIGVIGMGGMGYAHCKDVIALEQTELTCISSRDKEVVNKNAQEFGVKPFTDYKEMITSGLCDAVIIATPHWTHPEISVYAFENGLHVLAEKPIAVTVADADRMIKSAKDNNKIFSMMMQRRAEPRVKKALELVKKGYIGEIVRTLCIDSWFRTQAYYNSNIWRATWKGEGAGVLVNQAPHMIDVFLLLGGLPIEIETKTRTAYHDIEVENEVHALLGYKNGACGYYYVSTLEPIEGHHIEICGEKGKLVLDSQNLKFYKYEKSIPESIVSAEDMWETLKYEEVDISLDTDAMKGHIEVIRNFADSILNGEELITPGEEGLYSVEFYNACILSWKKNKSVKLPIDREEYNLLIDGLVKTSKPKKNVKIQRATDPKYRK; translated from the coding sequence ATGAGAAAAATAAGAATTGGAGTTATTGGTATGGGCGGTATGGGATACGCCCACTGTAAAGATGTTATTGCTCTTGAACAGACTGAGTTGACTTGTATATCCAGCAGAGATAAAGAAGTTGTTAATAAAAATGCTCAGGAGTTTGGAGTAAAACCTTTTACAGATTATAAAGAGATGATAACCAGCGGTTTATGTGATGCTGTCATTATTGCTACACCTCACTGGACTCATCCTGAAATAAGCGTGTATGCTTTTGAAAACGGGTTACATGTGCTTGCGGAAAAGCCTATCGCTGTTACTGTGGCAGATGCTGACAGAATGATTAAGTCAGCAAAAGATAACAACAAAATCTTTTCAATGATGATGCAAAGACGGGCAGAACCGAGAGTGAAAAAAGCATTAGAATTGGTTAAAAAAGGGTATATTGGGGAAATAGTGAGAACCTTGTGTATAGATTCTTGGTTTAGAACTCAAGCTTATTATAACAGTAATATATGGCGTGCTACTTGGAAGGGCGAGGGGGCTGGTGTTCTTGTTAATCAAGCGCCCCATATGATAGACGTTTTTCTGTTGTTAGGAGGTCTGCCTATAGAAATAGAAACTAAAACAAGGACAGCATATCACGATATAGAGGTTGAAAACGAGGTACACGCTCTCCTGGGGTATAAAAATGGTGCTTGTGGGTACTACTATGTTTCTACTTTGGAACCTATAGAGGGGCACCATATTGAAATATGTGGAGAAAAGGGGAAACTTGTATTGGATTCTCAAAACTTGAAATTTTATAAATACGAAAAATCGATACCCGAAAGTATCGTTTCTGCGGAAGATATGTGGGAGACTTTAAAATATGAAGAGGTAGATATATCTCTTGATACAGACGCTATGAAAGGGCATATTGAAGTAATTAGAAATTTTGCTGATTCAATACTTAATGGTGAGGAGTTAATCACGCCTGGGGAAGAAGGGCTTTATTCAGTGGAATTTTATAATGCTTGTATCCTTTCTTGGAAAAAAAATAAATCTGTAAAACTACCTATAGATAGAGAAGAATATAATCTTTTGATAGATGGACTTGTTAAAACATCTAAACCTAAAAAGAATGTTAAGATACAGAGGGCAACAGACCCAAAATATAGAAAATGA
- a CDS encoding YebC/PmpR family DNA-binding transcriptional regulator, whose amino-acid sequence MSGHSKWHSIKHKKMATDAKRGKMFTKFIREIMMAAKTGGGNPDTNPRLRLAVERAKGFNMPNDNIQRAIKKGSGEDGGVIIEQVTYEGYGPGGVALFVEVLTDNKNRSASEIRSIFSKHNGNLGGSGSVAWIFERKGMINIGKDKVPEDELMEIVLEAGAEDMVLEDDIFEITTLPENFEAVKNALAEKNIEVTDAIVSFVPKNTVKVEGKTAEQVLKLLETLEDHDDVQGAYANFDISDEILESMQSE is encoded by the coding sequence ATGTCTGGACATTCTAAGTGGCACAGTATCAAGCATAAAAAAATGGCTACTGATGCTAAAAGAGGTAAAATGTTTACCAAGTTTATAAGGGAAATAATGATGGCTGCAAAGACAGGAGGCGGTAATCCTGATACAAACCCTCGGTTGCGTCTTGCTGTTGAAAGAGCAAAAGGGTTTAATATGCCTAACGATAATATACAGAGAGCCATCAAAAAAGGGTCTGGAGAAGACGGTGGAGTAATAATTGAACAGGTTACTTACGAAGGATATGGACCTGGTGGAGTTGCTCTTTTTGTTGAGGTTTTAACTGATAATAAGAATAGAAGCGCTTCTGAGATAAGGTCTATCTTTTCTAAACATAATGGAAACCTTGGAGGTTCTGGTAGTGTTGCTTGGATATTCGAGAGGAAAGGTATGATTAATATAGGAAAAGATAAGGTGCCTGAGGATGAACTAATGGAGATAGTACTTGAAGCAGGTGCTGAAGATATGGTTCTGGAAGATGATATATTTGAAATAACTACTCTACCCGAAAATTTTGAAGCAGTTAAGAACGCTTTGGCTGAAAAAAATATTGAAGTTACGGATGCTATTGTCAGTTTTGTTCCTAAAAATACTGTTAAAGTTGAAGGTAAAACAGCTGAACAGGTGCTAAAACTTCTTGAAACACTTGAAGACCACGATGATGTTCAGGGCGCTTATGCAAATTTTGATATATCTGATGAAATCCTTGAATCAATGCAATCTGAATAG
- a CDS encoding isoprenyl transferase codes for MDGNGRWAEKRKLPRIMGHREGLETVRRVITTADDEGVRFLTLYSFSTENWRRPEEEVRFLFTLMEQNLRKESVELNKKNVRVRFIGQRDQLPEFLQKSMSDIENLTLKNDGLTLILAINYGGRQEVTSAVKRILAEGCAEKDVNEELIEKYLDTSDIPDPDLIIRTSGEERLSNFLLWQSAYSELYFTKVLWPDFSKEDFLEALSSYQKRKRKFGGILR; via the coding sequence ATGGACGGTAACGGAAGATGGGCAGAAAAGAGAAAATTACCACGTATAATGGGTCATAGAGAAGGTTTGGAGACGGTTAGGCGAGTAATTACAACAGCCGATGATGAAGGTGTTAGGTTTCTTACGTTATACTCTTTTTCTACTGAAAACTGGAGAAGGCCCGAGGAGGAGGTCCGTTTTCTTTTTACGTTAATGGAGCAGAATTTACGTAAAGAAAGTGTTGAACTCAACAAAAAAAATGTCCGAGTAAGGTTTATTGGGCAAAGGGACCAGTTGCCTGAGTTTTTACAAAAAAGTATGTCTGATATTGAAAATCTTACCTTAAAAAATGACGGGCTTACACTTATATTGGCTATAAACTACGGAGGTCGTCAAGAGGTAACGTCTGCAGTAAAAAGAATATTAGCAGAAGGTTGTGCCGAGAAAGATGTTAATGAGGAACTTATAGAAAAATATCTTGATACCTCTGATATACCCGACCCTGACTTAATTATAAGAACCTCAGGCGAAGAAAGGCTCAGTAATTTTCTTTTGTGGCAATCTGCTTATAGTGAACTATATTTTACAAAGGTATTATGGCCGGATTTTTCAAAAGAAGATTTTCTTGAGGCTCTCTCTTCATATCAGAAACGTAAAAGAAAATTTGGGGGGATACTGAGATGA
- a CDS encoding elongation factor G → MSKIYNVGLFGNNHVGKTLLAETILYKTGMIDRIGEISQGNTIFDFDAEEISRQMSLNLGFGYVKKGDAMIYILDAPGYMDFIGEQVCGIESSDIGILVVGADEGITPSTEKQWELITKKGMPAALFINRMDLPEVEFNKVWEEMESFFGKKLLLVNYPLKEGSSLKGVANLLGAKVGENPDFDPYVQASMDVIAELDDTLMEKYLEGVEISADEMAEHIKKGFKEGSIIPVLTGSVTQQVGVQELVDFILQYMPSSEEMLPFKAVNAKEEEQEFTRTPDQPLIGLVAKTIFDPFAGKISYLRVCSGRLKSNSQFLNVTKGQKERVGQLLRIQGKKQEPVDEALPGEVVGVAKLSESQALDAFCDPNASWALNLSKMPEGAVSYSIRPKIKGTEDKLGNALNRIVEEDKTINVFRDEETGETIVSGMGDTHIDIAINKFRTKFGVEVEKGIPKIAYKETIVSHSGPAEGKFKRQSGGKGQYGHCFIEIEPLERGAGFEFVDAIVGGAIPRNFIPSVEKGIKESLKKGILAGYPIVDIKVKLYDGTYHTVDSSDIAFQVAGSLALQKGFMQANPILLEPIVNVDISVSQELIGDVIGTVNSKRGKVLDMGSSGKRQVIKAQVPLAEMANYTNELRSITSGTGTYTMVFSHYEVVPAHIAQKIIDERKKEKEAKES, encoded by the coding sequence ATGAGTAAGATTTATAATGTAGGGCTTTTTGGGAATAACCACGTTGGGAAAACACTCCTTGCCGAAACGATTCTTTATAAAACTGGTATGATAGATAGGATTGGCGAGATATCTCAAGGAAACACTATTTTTGACTTTGATGCTGAAGAGATAAGTCGTCAAATGAGTTTAAACTTGGGGTTCGGGTATGTGAAGAAAGGCGATGCAATGATATATATTTTGGATGCTCCAGGATATATGGATTTTATCGGAGAACAGGTATGTGGTATAGAATCCTCAGATATTGGTATTCTTGTTGTAGGCGCTGATGAAGGTATTACTCCTTCTACTGAAAAACAGTGGGAACTTATTACTAAAAAAGGGATGCCTGCAGCGTTGTTTATTAATCGGATGGATCTGCCTGAGGTCGAGTTTAATAAGGTATGGGAAGAGATGGAATCTTTTTTTGGGAAAAAATTGCTTCTTGTGAACTATCCTTTAAAAGAAGGTTCTTCTTTAAAGGGAGTTGCTAACTTGTTGGGCGCAAAAGTAGGCGAAAACCCTGATTTTGACCCGTATGTTCAGGCGTCAATGGATGTTATAGCAGAGTTGGATGATACTCTTATGGAAAAATATCTTGAAGGTGTTGAAATATCAGCCGACGAGATGGCAGAACATATTAAAAAAGGGTTTAAGGAAGGAAGTATTATACCTGTTTTAACTGGTTCTGTTACTCAACAGGTAGGAGTTCAAGAGTTGGTAGATTTTATCCTGCAATATATGCCATCATCAGAAGAGATGTTGCCTTTTAAAGCTGTGAATGCTAAAGAGGAAGAACAGGAGTTTACAAGAACACCAGACCAACCTTTGATAGGGTTGGTTGCAAAAACTATATTTGACCCTTTCGCTGGTAAAATATCATACCTAAGGGTCTGTTCTGGTAGACTTAAAAGTAATTCTCAGTTTTTAAATGTTACCAAAGGACAGAAAGAGAGAGTTGGGCAACTTTTAAGGATACAAGGTAAAAAACAAGAACCCGTTGACGAAGCACTGCCCGGAGAGGTAGTTGGAGTTGCAAAACTTTCTGAATCCCAAGCTTTAGATGCTTTCTGTGACCCAAACGCTTCGTGGGCTTTAAATCTTTCTAAAATGCCTGAGGGGGCAGTTTCGTACTCTATCAGACCCAAAATTAAAGGAACGGAAGACAAACTTGGAAACGCTCTCAATAGGATTGTTGAGGAAGATAAGACGATTAATGTTTTTAGAGATGAAGAAACAGGTGAAACTATAGTTTCAGGTATGGGAGATACCCATATAGATATTGCTATAAATAAATTTAGGACAAAGTTTGGTGTTGAAGTTGAAAAAGGTATACCAAAAATAGCCTATAAAGAAACAATAGTTTCTCATTCTGGTCCTGCTGAAGGTAAGTTTAAGAGACAGTCCGGCGGTAAAGGACAGTATGGACACTGTTTTATAGAGATAGAGCCCCTCGAGAGAGGTGCTGGGTTTGAGTTTGTTGACGCAATAGTTGGGGGTGCTATACCGAGAAACTTTATACCTTCAGTTGAAAAAGGTATAAAAGAAAGTTTAAAAAAAGGAATTCTTGCAGGCTACCCTATAGTTGATATAAAGGTTAAACTTTATGATGGAACTTACCATACCGTTGATTCTTCTGATATAGCATTTCAGGTAGCTGGTTCTCTGGCTTTACAGAAAGGGTTTATGCAGGCGAACCCTATTTTGCTTGAGCCAATAGTTAATGTTGATATAAGCGTTTCTCAAGAATTGATAGGTGATGTTATTGGAACGGTCAACTCTAAGCGCGGTAAGGTGCTTGATATGGGTTCTTCAGGTAAACGTCAGGTTATAAAGGCACAAGTACCTTTAGCTGAAATGGCAAACTATACAAACGAGTTGAGGTCTATAACAAGCGGTACTGGTACATATACAATGGTATTTTCACATTATGAGGTTGTACCTGCACATATTGCACAAAAAATAATAGACGAAAGAAAAAAAGAAAAAGAGGCAAAGGAAAGCTGA
- the ruvB gene encoding Holliday junction branch migration DNA helicase RuvB, producing the protein MDEKITSPVAGGEDSNYDNALRPKGFSDFVGQDKVKDNLEVFIKAAKERKEVLDHVLFYGPPGIGKTTLSYIIANEMGVTVKATSGPVIEKAGDLAGILTNLEFGDILFIDEIHRLPRTIEEYLYSGMEDFCIDIMIGEGPKAKSVKIPIKNFTLVGATTRVGLITSPLRNRFGIIHRLDYYSSEELVKIISRSANLLKVSITEEGAQEIAKRARGTPRVANRLLRRIRDYAQVKGSGVVDKDISVLALDKMDVDEEGLDEMDKKVLEVLILKFAGGPVGLKSLSIAVGEESDTIEEVYESFLVRKGFLKRTPQGRVATEFAYKHMGLEVGGENVEKLF; encoded by the coding sequence ATGGACGAGAAAATAACCTCTCCAGTTGCTGGAGGAGAAGATTCAAATTATGATAATGCTTTGAGACCTAAGGGATTTTCAGATTTTGTTGGGCAAGATAAAGTAAAAGATAATCTGGAAGTTTTTATTAAAGCTGCAAAAGAAAGAAAAGAAGTCCTTGACCACGTATTGTTTTATGGTCCGCCTGGTATCGGCAAAACAACCCTTTCATATATTATAGCCAACGAGATGGGCGTTACTGTTAAAGCAACCTCTGGTCCTGTTATAGAAAAAGCAGGGGATTTAGCTGGAATACTTACCAACCTTGAGTTCGGAGATATTCTATTTATTGATGAGATACATAGGTTGCCTCGAACTATTGAAGAGTACCTTTATAGCGGGATGGAAGATTTTTGTATAGATATAATGATTGGGGAAGGACCAAAAGCTAAATCTGTAAAGATACCTATAAAAAACTTTACACTTGTGGGCGCAACTACAAGAGTTGGGTTAATTACTTCTCCTTTAAGAAACAGGTTTGGAATTATTCATCGTCTTGACTATTATTCATCTGAAGAACTTGTGAAAATAATCAGTAGGTCCGCAAACCTTCTAAAGGTTAGTATTACTGAAGAAGGTGCACAAGAAATTGCTAAAAGGGCAAGAGGTACTCCAAGAGTTGCTAATAGGTTATTAAGAAGGATTAGAGATTATGCGCAGGTGAAAGGTAGTGGGGTTGTAGATAAGGATATTTCAGTTCTTGCTCTCGATAAGATGGATGTTGACGAAGAAGGTCTGGATGAGATGGATAAAAAAGTATTGGAAGTCCTTATACTGAAATTTGCAGGTGGCCCTGTTGGGTTGAAAAGTCTTTCCATAGCAGTTGGAGAAGAGTCGGACACTATTGAAGAGGTTTATGAGAGTTTTCTTGTTAGGAAAGGTTTTTTAAAAAGAACACCCCAAGGACGTGTTGCTACGGAGTTTGCCTACAAACATATGGGTTTAGAAGTAGGCGGAGAAAACGTGGAGAAACTTTTTTAA
- a CDS encoding Gfo/Idh/MocA family oxidoreductase, which yields MEKVRIGVIGVGGMGGGHCHRAKLLQDENKQVELACVCDINEEVAKERAEKFQTKYFLNYKELIDSGLCDAVVVATPHWVHPEISVYAFEKGLHVLCEKPIAVTVSGADEIIEAAKKSGKVFSVNYQRRLQGLTLKLKEIVESGELGEIHRTLCVDPWQRTQSYYDSGTWRATWVGEGGGVLCNQAPHTIDMFTHIGGMPIKIQAQARAKFHRIEVEDEVQASLEYENGAWGCYYTSTCESEGPLHMEFVGDKGKLVVRGTDVMLSKNSQPLREYILSADKMWDKMVVTHESVELVPDIDKTIMENFRDAILKGEKRLTPGEKGINAVEFFNACIMSAKLDKPVNIPVPRKEYDELMEELKKTSKEKTGVKEQRVTDPKLQNLP from the coding sequence ATGGAAAAAGTCAGAATTGGTGTTATAGGTGTTGGGGGTATGGGGGGAGGACACTGTCACAGAGCAAAATTGTTGCAGGATGAAAATAAACAGGTGGAACTAGCTTGTGTATGCGATATTAATGAAGAGGTAGCAAAAGAGAGAGCAGAAAAGTTTCAGACAAAATATTTCTTGAATTATAAAGAACTTATAGATAGCGGTCTATGTGATGCTGTTGTTGTTGCGACTCCTCACTGGGTGCACCCAGAAATTAGTGTGTACGCTTTTGAAAAAGGGTTACACGTGCTGTGCGAAAAACCTATTGCTGTAACTGTTAGTGGAGCAGATGAGATTATTGAGGCAGCAAAAAAGAGTGGTAAAGTTTTTTCGGTTAACTACCAGAGAAGGTTGCAAGGGCTTACCCTTAAACTGAAAGAGATTGTTGAGAGTGGAGAGTTGGGAGAGATACATAGAACATTGTGTGTGGACCCGTGGCAAAGAACTCAGTCATACTATGATAGTGGGACTTGGAGAGCTACATGGGTTGGAGAAGGTGGTGGTGTGTTATGTAATCAGGCGCCTCATACAATAGATATGTTTACACATATAGGTGGTATGCCTATTAAGATTCAGGCTCAAGCAAGAGCGAAGTTCCATAGAATAGAAGTTGAAGATGAAGTGCAGGCATCATTGGAATATGAAAACGGTGCTTGGGGTTGTTATTATACTTCTACCTGTGAATCTGAAGGTCCGCTTCATATGGAGTTTGTAGGAGATAAAGGGAAACTTGTTGTTAGAGGGACTGATGTTATGTTGAGTAAAAATTCTCAACCTTTAAGAGAGTATATTCTTAGTGCCGATAAGATGTGGGATAAGATGGTAGTTACACATGAATCTGTTGAATTGGTACCAGATATAGATAAAACTATAATGGAAAATTTTAGGGACGCAATCCTGAAAGGCGAAAAACGGCTTACACCCGGAGAAAAGGGTATCAACGCAGTAGAATTTTTTAATGCTTGCATAATGTCTGCTAAACTTGATAAACCAGTTAATATTCCTGTTCCAAGAAAAGAGTACGATGAACTTATGGAAGAGTTGAAAAAAACATCAAAGGAAAAAACAGGAGTTAAAGAGCAGAGAGTTACCGACCCTAAACTTCAGAATTTACCTTAA
- a CDS encoding bifunctional nuclease family protein, whose product MEKVSIEGVALDLVNNSSVLILKGEKGKFLPIAIRILEAQSILIALENASFFRPLTHDLIKNIIESLSAKLLRLEIHSLKKGVYYAHLVISKDGNIINVDCRPSDGIAISLRLNADIMVSDNLLEKMDIIKEGKDVKFFKTNLSDKPISEEEAKKLRKMIDDMSAKEFWKELGKD is encoded by the coding sequence ATGGAGAAAGTTTCAATAGAAGGAGTTGCTCTTGACCTTGTGAACAATTCTTCTGTTCTTATCCTTAAAGGGGAGAAGGGAAAGTTTTTACCTATTGCTATAAGAATATTAGAAGCTCAATCAATCTTAATTGCTCTTGAGAATGCCTCCTTTTTTAGACCTCTTACCCACGATTTAATTAAAAATATTATAGAATCTCTTTCTGCCAAACTGTTAAGGTTGGAGATACATTCTCTTAAAAAAGGTGTTTACTATGCACATCTGGTTATTTCAAAAGACGGTAATATTATCAATGTTGATTGTCGGCCAAGTGATGGAATCGCAATTTCACTGAGGCTAAATGCGGATATAATGGTTTCAGATAATCTTCTTGAAAAGATGGATATTATCAAAGAAGGTAAGGATGTTAAGTTTTTTAAGACTAATCTGTCAGATAAACCTATTAGCGAAGAAGAAGCAAAAAAACTTAGGAAAATGATAGATGATATGAGTGCAAAAGAGTTTTGGAAAGAGTTGGGTAAAGATTAA
- the ruvC gene encoding crossover junction endodeoxyribonuclease RuvC, with protein MKILGIDPGVNKIGYGFIEKKSSREKETVLCTGTITPPIKEKYSTKLKLILEQFDNLLEELQPNVIAIEEIYLGKNVQITLKIGQITGVLVGAALRNGIPFELLPAREVKQNITGSGAATKEQVRFMLEHITGYKNFNGLDESDAVAVAVSYLINKKENDLLHLR; from the coding sequence ATGAAAATATTGGGTATCGACCCTGGTGTAAATAAAATAGGTTACGGGTTTATAGAAAAGAAGAGTAGTAGAGAAAAAGAGACGGTTTTGTGTACAGGAACAATTACGCCTCCAATAAAGGAAAAATATAGTACAAAACTCAAACTTATTTTAGAACAGTTTGACAACTTATTGGAAGAACTACAACCCAATGTGATTGCTATTGAAGAGATTTATCTTGGTAAAAATGTTCAGATTACACTTAAAATAGGGCAGATTACTGGGGTTCTTGTTGGAGCAGCTTTAAGGAACGGGATTCCTTTTGAACTTCTGCCTGCAAGAGAAGTAAAACAAAATATTACAGGTTCTGGGGCAGCAACCAAAGAGCAAGTTCGTTTTATGCTGGAACATATTACAGGGTATAAAAATTTTAATGGATTAGACGAGAGCGACGCTGTTGCGGTTGCTGTTTCCTATCTTATAAATAAAAAAGAAAATGATTTATTACATTTGCGGTAA